In Micromonospora sp. WMMD980, the following are encoded in one genomic region:
- a CDS encoding type II toxin-antitoxin system HicB family antitoxin, with product MARTFTAAVHQEDDWHVARCLEIEVASQGETVDEALTNLREAVEAYLEEAENPEIETTPLVTSFPGRAA from the coding sequence ATGGCCCGCACCTTCACCGCCGCCGTGCACCAGGAGGACGACTGGCACGTCGCCCGGTGTCTGGAGATCGAGGTCGCCAGCCAGGGTGAGACCGTCGACGAGGCTCTGACCAATCTTCGCGAGGCCGTCGAGGCCTACCTGGAGGAGGCCGAGAACCCCGAGATCGAAACCACGCCGCTGGTGACGTCCTTCCCCGGGCGAGCGGCGTGA
- a CDS encoding LLM class flavin-dependent oxidoreductase — MQFGIFTVGDVTVDPTTGRLPSERDRIKAMTTIALKAEEVGLDVFATGEHHNPPFVPSSPTTMLGWIAARTERLLLSTSTTLITTNDPVKIAEDYAMLQHLADGRVDLMMGRGNTGPVYPWFGQDIRNGIPLAIENYDLLHRLWREDVVDWKGKFRTPLQSFTSTPRPLDGVPPFVWHGSIRSPEIAEQAAYYGDGFFANHIFWPREHTQRMVGLYRQRWAHYGHGTPEQAIVGLGGQVFMRRNSQDAVREFRPYFDNAPVYGHGPSLEEFTRETPLTVGSPQQVIDRTLGFRDYVGDYQRQLFLLDHAGLPLKTVLEQLDLLGEEVVPVLRKEFDSMRPAHVPEAPTHASLLAARDAATTMEEEKR, encoded by the coding sequence ATGCAGTTCGGAATCTTCACCGTCGGTGACGTCACCGTCGACCCGACCACCGGGCGGCTGCCGTCCGAGCGTGACCGGATCAAGGCCATGACCACCATCGCGCTCAAGGCCGAAGAGGTCGGCCTGGACGTCTTCGCCACCGGCGAGCACCACAACCCGCCGTTCGTGCCGTCGTCGCCGACCACCATGCTCGGCTGGATCGCGGCGCGCACCGAGCGCCTGCTGCTCTCCACCTCGACCACGCTGATCACCACCAACGACCCGGTGAAGATCGCCGAGGACTACGCGATGCTCCAGCACCTGGCCGACGGCCGGGTGGACCTGATGATGGGTCGCGGCAACACCGGCCCGGTCTACCCGTGGTTCGGGCAGGACATCCGCAACGGCATCCCGCTCGCCATCGAGAACTACGACCTGCTGCACCGGCTGTGGCGCGAGGACGTGGTCGACTGGAAGGGCAAGTTCCGCACGCCGCTGCAGTCGTTCACCTCGACGCCGCGCCCGCTCGACGGCGTGCCGCCGTTCGTCTGGCACGGCTCGATCCGCAGCCCGGAGATCGCCGAGCAGGCCGCCTACTACGGCGACGGCTTCTTCGCCAACCACATCTTCTGGCCCAGGGAGCACACCCAGCGGATGGTCGGCCTCTACCGCCAGCGCTGGGCGCACTACGGCCACGGCACGCCCGAGCAGGCGATCGTCGGCCTGGGCGGGCAGGTCTTCATGCGCCGCAACTCGCAGGACGCGGTGCGCGAGTTCCGGCCGTACTTCGACAACGCGCCGGTCTACGGGCACGGTCCGTCACTGGAGGAGTTCACCCGCGAGACGCCGCTGACCGTCGGCAGCCCGCAGCAGGTCATCGACCGCACGCTGGGCTTCCGCGACTACGTCGGCGACTACCAGCGGCAGCTCTTCCTGCTGGACCACGCCGGCCTGCCGCTGAAGACGGTGCTGGAGCAGCTCGACCTGCTCGGCGAGGAGGTGGTCCCGGTACTGCGCAAGGAGTTCGACTCGATGCGTCCGGCGCACGTGCCCGAGGCGCCCACCCACGCCAGCCTGCTGGCCGCCCGCGACGCCGCCACGACCATGGAGGAGGAGAAGCGGTGA